The genomic interval CACTAcgtgaaaattataactgcaccttccatgttttcactgatgcaaattggtctatgatgtggTCAATGTCAGTTTTTTCAGtgtcttctctttctacactcagcagagcaagatcacagggtctgccttgacccatggaggctctcaaatatgaagtattagttttaacttgctgaatgatctcacAGCTGCCGATGgaaactgcgatggttagcattatctgaatagcaatgcgaagattggggaagacactctcatctccatactgaacaataaattcaagcaGCTCTttaggtcttgatattttcatgttgacctgccttgatagcaacattctgcaatccaaaatttcttcatattgCTGCTGTCCATCAATATCAGAGTCGTACAATTCGCCCAAATTTTCGCACTTCTTCTTTAGGTTGTTACTGTCAGCGCCATAACACAGTCTCTCAACGTcaagaaggaacccaaacttggcgtCAGTGTCGTGCAAACAAGCAAACCTTTCGttcatttctctgtgaagacagtcgagtgttcccttcatgactctttccatttcctccttagctgttaaccctCGAGTTCTCATCAGTCATTCATTTCTTTCGTCTCTGacatctttcaacttcaatattccattatTGACAGAGACAGACTCCTTCTTtgagtgactcactgaccaacacttctctttcatcataaaaatgatgtcagagggctttcaaatccagggcagcatcatGGACACTCAActcctagcaaaatcagaaaatcttaacTCAACGTGcagttgtacagctgccttgTGTCACTTCTCGTTTCCATTGTCTACCATGTCCTGGAGgacttgaagtatctcctcaaggtacttgttgatgggcttcactgcttctgtccttgcactccacctggttttggactccgacttaacaaccacaggcacggcgtttttgagtttttcccCAGCGCTGTGTTGAATGAGAGAAAAACAAGCAGAGAGCTTCAATGGTTCCAAATAACatgaccatcattgtatcctgTGTGGCTGCAggtacacccaccaagttgagtgagtgattgtcgcaattcacaaacactgccaggttgtttttctcacttattctttgatgaacaccacttgcgtgtccagccatcacagcagcatTGTCATAGCACTATGACtgacaatcttgtagctccattttgtccttctctagctgtttcaaggTGTCCTCAACCAAGatctcagcatccttctggctgATCTGAATAAAATCAAGGAAGGACTCTAAcacggactgttttcctctcaaaatcaatttccacatacctcactacttctgacatctgctcacagtgtgcctgatcaggagtcgagtgaaacatgagaccatagtacttagctttacgaatgcttctcagtaaactctggcaaACAGTGGATGAATTCGTTCTTGTCAGGAATGTGGACGGATGGACCCAAacacaggacgcagacactgaagtactagggggagggcaggatggggatgccatggcatttaagggttaaTGCAGGCAGGGCTGGATCCGAGTTCAgatgaggcaggcaggcaggaaggaggatcccagagttcagacgaggcaggcaggcaggcagattcctcaCGGCAGGCCACAGGGATCCCGggcagggctgcctcccaggccggaacacagaggcctgggccagtcacctgggcaggtgcagggcacaacccttagggagcaataggtggaaaaggtagaacccccgccgggcagcagcagtccagccagacccGCCCGACATAGGCAACgagtaggaaggggcagaacccccgccgggcagcggcagtccggctGGACCCGCCCAACAGAGGCAACAAGTAGGAAgttgggtccagggtgagcagcagaaCTACAGTGATCCACCAGGTACATTGGTAAAGGCAACCAAAAGCACAGGCAAGACAAATAAGACAGGACAGCAGGGCCAGCACACCTGAGAGGAGCAGGAAAAGCATGACAAACCAGGTAAAACAGGTACAGAGTGGgttgcagagcagaatagagagcCAGTTGCAGAACAGGCAAAAGGCAGGATTCAGAGCAAATGAACCGACTTCGGAGCAGACAAGGAGTAGACAAACCAGAAAGAGAGTTGGTTAAACCAGCTTCAGCACTAACCAGATGCGATACAAAACAACCACCCACCTGGTCCCTGTCCCACAGACCCTgataaacacctgcagctgaattggccacaggtgtgcctccttgttCCAGGATGATCTCAACAGGCTCAAAGGGGCCTggagggacagctgcaagaccTGGAGTCCGGAACACTCGGACCGGATTGACACCCGGAACGCGGATTCCGGACTGGACCCTGACAGTTCTGGACACCTGGTGAAAGATAAGATGTGGATCCAGGATGAatttccaaatgagtgaggtgttcttttatgacagggtcaaagatggccagtagtttcagtaagccaaggaaatttcccacattggagtcatcatctagctgaagtgactccctgtgtcctcgcaaagccaagttctgagtcgcaaggaattttatgcagtgaaggattctcgtcaagatatcatgccacttctgcttttccttctcaatatgtgactgaaataccacatcaataactcctctgtttccagctaaatttctttccactgtgtgaagcattcccgatgattcttggcattttcatgaacattaatcctttcaggtgctttccactggttgacTCCACgttcctgctccaatgaggattgatggactgaccgggaatagagaagacaacagatacaaaatgcagactttttagaaggaatagaccagccatgagcaagtcacttcctcaccacgaccatttcccaatttcctcttgaaccaagttttgttcattgagcagttatttgttggtaggaaaggcccccACTGTTCTAGAAATACTTCGAACctagctttattatttctgttctcaatgcgTCAGGCAGAATTGatttttccagtatccttgtcgaacttcagaagtccaatgtcatgctgttcaatcacttctggtatgactgttcgaggctctttgacaccatccagttcactaggttcgGTGTGGTCAGGGTCAATAAACTCGacatcatcaccaccaccaccatcttcccttcctgtcatgtccacgttctctgtggcagcctcactcttaatctcttcatactcaaatttatctgacttgacttcctcctcagCTTATGacacatttgtacttgatccaccttcagattctaacaaacctgtagcaggtgcaggcgactccatggaatGTGTTGAACTACTTGttccgggcttttcaaagaagggcatgaagaacttgctcgacttcttggcttcctccaaCTCCAACTTTTGTCTCTTctgtccttcagctccactttccttcttcatgaagaaatgtttcatggtcttcttacacaatgctctgaaataaggccatcctagtgcttctcacccaggataatcaaagacagatcataaatctgaagaaaattctttttttcactatccgaggatggcttgtctgactttaatagaaactgcttaGTGGCGCCCAGGGCACGTGCTGtacctgccataccttagatacgcCACTGAGCAGATCCAATGGCCTGAATGGTCCaaatctgctcctatttcttacggtCTTACGGATTTGACAGGGAAAGCCTTACATTAATGCCCCCTGGTTTTGATCATCACCACAAATGTAATCAAGACTCCTCTCAATCTTTGTCCATTATCAATGCCCTACTGACTTTTAGGCTGTCCAAACTGTGAATTCTTCCTGAAGAAACAGCCTATCCCTGGCTACGCTCTCTCCATTACCTCAATTTAaacctttttaaaaaagtaacaGAATTTTCCCATAAGGTTTAACAGGCTTccatactttttaatgttatcCTTGGAAGTAAAGTGATGTGCCTGGACTGATTCTTTTGAGTCCTTATTAAACTTTATTACATCTTTTATTGATCATTTATTTGAACACTCTATCCTTCACTTGTTCACTGATCCCACTATATCTTTCCCTCTCTTCTTTCTCTGTAATCTTCTACTTCTCCAATACTCCAATTTCTCTGCTCTTTTCCAATTCCAGTCTCCTGTTCATTCTGGATTTCAACCTTTCAACCATCAAAAGTTGTACCTCCGATTGCTGAGCTCTACTCACTAAACTCCTCTATCTCAACACCGAAGGGGCTACTACCATAGCAAACCCATTATTCTCATTCAcctaaaatgctggtggaacacagcaggccaggcagcatctataaggagaagcactgtcgacattttgggccaagacccttcatctcagcccgaaacgttgacagtgcttctccttatagatgctgcctggcttgctgcgttccaccagcattttatgtgtgttgcttgaatttccagcatctgcagatttcctcgcatttgattctcatttccctccactcttactctctctctctcctt from Hypanus sabinus isolate sHypSab1 chromosome 3, sHypSab1.hap1, whole genome shotgun sequence carries:
- the LOC132391836 gene encoding uncharacterized protein LOC132391836, whose product is MRTRGLTAKEEMERVMKGTLDCLHREMNERFACLHDTDAKFGFLLDVERLCYGADSNNLKKKCENLGELYDSDIDGQQQYEEILDCRMLLSRQVNMKISRPKELLEFIVQYGDESVFPNLRIAIQIMLTIAVSIGSCEIIQQVKTNTSYLRASMGQGRPCDLALLSVEREDTEKTDIDHIIDQFASVKTWKVYKTEELCTALRWSLQSRNRFALPV